One region of Cottoperca gobio chromosome 19, fCotGob3.1, whole genome shotgun sequence genomic DNA includes:
- the vps25 gene encoding vacuolar protein-sorting-associated protein 25 gives MSFEWPWQYNFPPFFTLQPNVDTRQKQLAAWCSLALSYCRHHKLYTLDVMEAQESPVFNNKKIERKLSMETIQVVFEELRKKGNLEWLDKNKSRCLVMWRRPEEWGKLIYQWVSKNGMVNSVFTLYELSNGDDTEGEEFHSLEEWMLLRSLQALQTDGKAEIITMDDGKGVKFF, from the exons ATGAGTTTTGAGTGGCCCTGGCAATATAATTTCCCACCGTTTTTTAC GCTACAGCCCAATGTTGACACGAGACAGAAGCAGCTGGCAGCATGGTGCTCCCTGGCTCTGTCCTACTGCCGGCATCACAAGCTCTACACCCTGGACGTCATGGAGGCTCAGGAAAGCCCCGTGTTCAACAACAAGAAGATAGAAC GAAAACTGTCAATGGAAACAATTCAAGTTGTGTTTGAGGAGTTGAGGAAAAAAG GGAACCTCGAATGGTTGGACAAAAACAAGTCTCGGTGTTTAGTCATGTGGAGACGACCGGAGGAATGGGGCAAATTAATATACCAATGG GTTTCCAAAAATGGGATGGTCAACTCTGTGTTCACACTTTATGAGCTGTCCAACGGTGATGACACAGAAGGTGAAG AGTTCCACAGTTTAGAAGAGTGGATGCTGCTGCGCTCGCTGCAGGCTTTACAAACGGACGGCAAAGCAGAGATCATCACCATGGATGATGGAAAGGGGGTGAAATTCTTCTGA